Genomic DNA from Brassica rapa cultivar Chiifu-401-42 chromosome A04, CAAS_Brap_v3.01, whole genome shotgun sequence:
CTTATGTTATTGAAGGTGGCTCATCTAAGAACTTCACACAGATCAAAAGATTAGCTTTCTCTCAACCCAAGGTGAGTTATTACTAACCCTTTTAATCATTTTTGTACAAACTCAACAGTTTGGTTATAAtctcatttttgtttctttattctCAGGTTCTACATGCTTTACTCCAGAAGTTCACAACCTCTATGATCACTTACATACGTTATCAAGCAGATAGTGGAGCTCAAGCTGTGCAGATCTTTGATTCCTGGGCCACAGAGCTTAGCCCTGTGGATTTCGAGGAGTTTAGCTTACCTTACCTCAAACAGATTGTGGAAGCTGTGAAACAGACTCACCCAAACCTCCCTCTGATACTGTATGCAAGTGGATCAGGAGGTTTGCTAGAGAGACTGGCTAGGACTGGTGTGGATGTTGTGAGCTTGGACTGGACTGTGGACATGGCTGAGGGAAGGGACAGGCTGGGAAGAGACATAGCGGTTCAAGGAAACGTGGATCCGGGAGTTTTGTTCGGATCCAAAGAGTTTATCACAAGCAGGATTGAAGATACTGTGAAGAAAGCTGGGAGGGATAAGCACATTCTGAACCTGGGGCATGGTATTAAAGTTGGAACTCCTGAAGAGAACGTTGCACACTTCTTTGAGGTTGCTCAAGGGATTAGATATTAAGAGAAGATTGTACACATTCTCTTGCATTATGCCTTGTTCTTCACTTTTGCTTGTTCAATTTTTGTTTCTGTAATtttatgtttgtattttaatattttaacagATTTTCTTTTTGGAGATTATTTGGAAGATAATAGTGACTAACGTGCATGGGATGTTCTCATATTCATATATAGTCTCTAAGTTTccaattatttcaaaattttagagGTTCTAGAAAATTGGTGACTAAAAAGATATGTTAACAGTTAACCATATTACAAAGGGTATGTAATGTGTCTAAAACAATTCCTTTCCTCCTACACCTCCTAGTCTTCGTATTGTGAGACCATATATTGAACCTACAAGCGTTCACCTCTCGATGCGTAGAGAATTTGGATATGatgtatattatatacatatgcTAAGGTTATTCTTGAACCTTGGGTTTGTAACAACAATGGAGAGGCTAAGAGCATCCGCAATGGGAATCCTTAAGGGGGAGtccttagaaaaaaaataattaaataatcagtGGACCCTACCAAAAGTTAATGATTCATTCCTTAAAATTCTTAGATAAGGATTTTTTCTTAGTGAATCCTTGCACTATTTGCGGGTCCCGACGATATGTGGCGACCCGcgattggttgatatttattttttttatctaaaaaagaaaaaaataataataatattaaaaaaatcaaaatacacttTTTCTAAGGACTTCTTTTGAGTAACACCATTGCGGGTGCTCTAAGGAAGGTTATTTTTGGGCTTGCGACAACAATGGAGAAGCTAAGTAAGGTTATCCTTGGGGGACGGGTGAGGTGTAACAACAATGTAATATTAACTTCACGCAAGCCATTGTTTGGGTTGCTTGGTGTTAATCTTTGTAGGTTTTTTggggttttttaaaaaaatttgcgGTTCCTTAAACTTGATAAGCTGAAAAGCATCTTGGTTTCAATGTTCTATAACTTGTAACtggatttttattatttttttaatgatatttaccctttagcgaaaaaaaaaaacaatggagAGTATATAGCCTAGTAGCTTAtcatatatctaaaatttataaatttaattttcttatttgattGGATTTGTGCTGGCTGAGTACCTGAGTGTccatttttattaatatctgAACGATTAGCTTTATGGAGTgcaaaaatcacaaaataaagATATGAATAAAAAGTGAATGacatatgatttattttttgagGATGTCTGCTAGACACGGCTACCTGCTTAGACTATCACTTTCTTACAAGTTAACGACATTAACATTTCAGGTAGTTTTCTTTTTAGCCATTTTGTTTAGGTAGGAAAAAATTAACGTTATTTGGTAGTCTATCACTTTCTTACAAGCTAATTTAGAAactacacatttttttttcaaaactctCTCACACAagtaaatttttgtttaaaaaaaaataatttacacaattttatttttttgaaaatcttggTGTGATCCCAAAAGCTTTCTAGATCCAAAAACTATCACTAAAAGGCCCATAAAAATCCAGATTTTCTTGCCATGGCGAAAACTCCAACGGGAACTATTTTACCACtagacttttttttgtcatctccacTAGGCTAATTTACACAATTATTGGGTGTAATGCCGGCCCTCAGTTGTAGAAGAATAGAAAAAGTGAAAATGGCAAAAATCGTGGACCTCATGGTTCTAACTCAGGATCTTTAACTTTTAACCGTGTCACTTATATCATTAgaataaaaaactttttaaaacggttgaaaataatttataataataagagTTGAAACCCCATGTTTCTTCTATTTCTTTCCCCAAAGACCAGACCGGAGTGTAGACCTTATATGCAAATTGTGTACGTATAGAGAAGCGAATAAAAGAGCATTATATCTTCATTGTTCAAAGTGTCACAAAGTATGGTCTAATGCAATCCTATGTTGCAACAAGTCATCCGGAATGgctgtttgaatttttttgtcaatgaaATTCGTGGCCTCTGTTTTTTTTGGTCTGTGGGATGGCATTATGCTTATTTGTCCTTAGTAGATAATAATCTTAAAAGGTGTTCTTAATTTACTTCAGTGGATCTCCAAAAATGGGTACTTAACATGTACTCTTGTAGATTCGACCTGattctttaaataatactaTTAATTTATGTCTTTAGTTTGTTAAATGTTTATATGTAGTAAATTATGTTTTCTGACTTGTTTCGATATGCAGGACGAAAAGAACTTCTTATAAATAGAAAGTTATATTTAAGAAGATTTCCTTAAAAAGTATTACAAATGTATTGAAAGTAGCATCGTTTTGTTGTAGTTAAATTAGTATTTGTTCTATTCTAAAATATGTATGATGTTTAGACAAAATGTacaactattaaaatataaaattaaaattatttaattaattacaaaatagttaataaaatattattgattgcatgttttctaataaaattacTTTTAAACATCAAAAACTATCTTAAAACCTTTCGaaacattttacattttataacTTAGGGAGTATTATCTAATCAAAGAAAAGGTAGTATAGGTACAAAAAGGTAGTAATATATTTCGGCTACATTACGTATATACACTAGATTTCGTAATCCACTTTTGTAAAGGTATCCGTATATCGTAGATCTCTGTGTTGTCGTCTTCTTTCTATTAAgcttttactatatttttattattcacctttttcttcttcttcttcttctttgttgttgtttattttttatttcttgagTTTATTTTGGTTACAAATGCGTTATTCTTGTTGGACTCCGGAGCAAATACAACGACAAAGgaaagaaatttatattttcgggtagtatataaagatattcttattaccaaaaaagaaaaagaaaagtcaaattaattagttttggtgtcattattatttattttgttgtcAAGTGAGgtcattattattaatttatatctaATGACTCATACACTCAGACTCTACGACCTTTCCATAAACTCCATTgactttttttctaattttcttcTGACCAtcgtttcattttcattttactTCGCTTTATCTTCTCTTTCTCATGTTTAAACACTAAGCTGTTTTTCTCCGCCCGAGTTTCGGTGAGTTTTCTTCTCTTCATCTCTAAAACTAATCACCATTGCGTCAATTAATTGCACCACCAAACATTTTAAGGTGCTCTCAGTTTTGCCTCGATATCTTTTAGTTTCTCTCTGCCTgtgaaatttcatatttttcgaTTAACAAGGTACCACCATCTTGTGACACACGGACTAAAAGCATGGGTTACTATCCATTACTTACAACTCGAAAACCTTTTTCTGCATTTACGAGGTTGTATTGATAAAGGGTTACCAAAGATGAAAATTGAGATTACTGAAGCTAGTTTATTAAGTTTACTATGGAGATGATCAGAATCTTTTAGTCaatcataaaattttgggtattttaaaGCCTCAATGTTTTGTTGTTTGGAGTTTGGCTTTGAGGAAAGCTAAGATAGTAGGGATGCCTAACAATTGCATTTACTGTCTCATTTATCATTGCCATGCTTAGAATGTAATTAAAGCATTCATTGGTGGAACTAAGAGTATCCATCCAGTACAAGATTTTGTTCTTAGTACTAAGCAGTCATTTGATATTGTGGTGCTTCAGTTTCAGTCTCCGTGTTGTCTTCATTCCTTTGGTTGCTTTCcttgaaaaatatattgatttggTGTTATGATCTTCTCTTTTTTCTATGATATGTAGACGTCTTGATAATATATCACTTCCATACAAGTAAGCTCGTTGAGGTGTGTTCAAATGGCTGATCTTAAAGAGGGGAAGCCAGTctcctcatcttcatcatccCCATCATCATCTTTGTCACTATCAACAATGCAAATAGATGTAGAAATGTGGAAGATTGCTGAGGAAAGGGCTCAGGAGATACTAAACACCATCCAACCAATCTGTGTTGCCGACAGAAGTAGGAATGAGATATTCGCTTATGTCCAAACCCTTGTCAGGAATCGTCTTGGAACTGAGGTTAAAAACTTGGTGCTCCAGTTGACTTGCTTGGCtttctgttttgtttattaGATAAACCTACAACTACATTTATGGTGATTAGTGGAACTTATGATTGATGGCTTATACGTATTTAGATTTGGAGTCAGGATTATTGTATTGTGACCCTAAATCATCCTACACGCATATggttaatatgttttttttaatcgcTATTAATGTGGTATTGTATGTACTAGGTCTTTAATTTTGGTTCAGTGCCATTAAAAACCTATCTCCCAGATGGAGATATTGATCTGACAGTCCTAACTCCTCAAGATAAGGAGGAGGACTTTGCTAAAGCATTGCTCAGTATTCTTGAAGCTGAAAGCGGAGAATCTAACTTCCATGTTACTGATGTTCAGTATGTCCCAGCACAGGTTTGCTTGGTTCCTTTTaggttttgaatatatttttgttgtccTCAAGAAAACTCATTTCATGCTTATACTTGTAGGTCAAGGTGATAAAGTGCAAAATCAAGAACATTGCTGTAGATATCTCCTTTAATCAAATGGGAGGACTATCTGCTTTATGTTTTCTGGAGCAGGTAAGCCCCTTAGTTCTTCCATGACCCATCTATACTCAACTGGTGttgataaatatttgatttggtTTCTTTTGTTAGGCTGACCAAATTTTTGGGAGAGACCACCTGTTCAAACGTAGCATCATTTTGATCAAGGCTTGGTGCTATTATGAGAGCCGTATACTCGGTGCCAACACTGGATTGATTTCAACATATGCATTGGCAGTACTAGTCTTGCATATTATCAACATAGGTTATCCATCACTGTCTGGCCCTTTAGCGGTgagatattctttaaaaaaaaatatgatcttATTTTGGTGTAGCTTTCAAGATTAACATATGGTATCTATTATCATCAACAGGTACTGTTTAAGTTCTTGGATTACTATGCATCATTTGATTGGGGTAAGAACTGTGTCACGGTCCATGGTCCTGTCCTGATATCTTCTCTTCCAGATATGACACGTAAGGATGCTGAACTCACAAGACAACTTCTCTTATGTTTTCCTTTATTTCGAGACTTCACTTGTTGCTTTCTGTAGAAACCGAGAATCATGAAGTTGTCTTGAACGAGAAGTTCGTTAGAGAATGCATGGAGTCATATTCGTTTTCAACTAAAGCAGTTGAAGCAAACGGCCGTCATTTTCCTGTGAGGTATTTCAACATAGTGGATCCTTTGAAACACAGTAACAACCTTGGCCGTAGTGTGACAAAAGGTACTCTCAttgatcaaaatattaaaaataacacaaCATGAAAAAAGAAGATCATGATTGTTGTCTCTCTTTTTGTGTAATCTTGGTAGGCAATGTGCAACGTTTAAAACATGCTTTTACTCTAGGAGCTAAGAAGCTCAAAGATGTGCTTACACTGCCTAGAGAAACCATGGGCTGGAAACTTGAGAATTTCTTTGGTAATTCACTGGAGAGAAACGGTAAGGGACAAAGACTAGACGTGGATGAACCTATCACGGCTTTTGGCACTGGAAGATCAGAAGTATCTGAGCTCAGAGGAGATTGTGAAAGATACTTCCAGAGTCTTGTATATGGGAAGTGGTTTCATGGTGAGCCTAAGTTATGGATCCCTCAGGGTCAGGACACAAGTTCTTGGGACACTGTGAATGGCCAAGAGAATAATTTCTATTGGAGGAATGTGAATGGAGCAATCTCGTTGCAGAACATGGGAAGATCCAGAGGAACAGGCACTTTCATTCCTAAAATGGTACATTCACCACTACCTAGTCTTTAACTTagtatttgaaatttttttaaagaaactaTTTCTGAATTTGTATAAGTTAATGGTTTTGTTTATTCTATTTGCAGGGACAACAATCTTATACAGACAGGTTCGGTAGCCAACCGAGGACAGTGAAGTCATTGCCTTCAGGGTCTCAGTCTTAACTTTTTAAACAGAATATTTAAATTGATGTCTTGCCTAATAACTTATGTTTAAACAATgacaaaaatttatttttgcaaTGGTTGCTAAACATGAATTTCAAGAGGTTGAAGCAGATGCTTCTTTTCAGGATTGTACTTGACTTTTATGTTCATTTAAGGATCTCTTGGACAGAAGCAAGATTCATGCTAATTAGATTTAGTAATGACAATGAATCTGATTAGCTCTAGCAAACAAAACAATCCATAAGGGCATCATTATCCATTGTCCTTAGAATGGTGTCCttatgattttttattgttattttaagcTTAGGACATTTGTAAGGACTTTGTGTTGAAATGATGATTATTGGTGGGACTTAATCTTGGTccttaggatttttttttttaaataattagtaacatatatataagataaaacttatttctattttacatatttaatataacacACAAATTATTGAAAACATACATAGAGAATTAAAAGCAAACACATATTTTATGCAATTCATAGAAACTTTAAAATTACATTGGGAGATGTCCAAATTTATCCCATATATTTTCAACCAAATCTGCTTTTAATTGGTGATGGCCTGGTGTATCCCGAACATCTGCTCGACGTCCCAATGTAGCACCGAGATTTGTAGGTCGTCTGACTACAAAAGTGGGATCCTCATCTTCTCCTTGTTCAAATACTGATGCGTTTCCGTAGGAATCTCGTTCATCttcgacaatcatattatggagtatgatacatgctctcataatattTCCTATTTTGTTTTTATCCCATAAATTAGACGGATTTCTAACAACCGCGAATCTAGCTTGCAGGACTCCGAAGGCACGCTCAACATCTTTACGCACAAATTCTTGGTGTTTAGCAAATAAACAATGTTTTGGACCTTGTGGGAGTCGGATAGATTGAATAAAAGTAGCCCATTTCGGATAAATACCATCGGCGAGATAGTAAGCCAAATCGTACTCCCTTCCGTTGACATGGAAATTGACTTCCGGAGCGTGCCCGTtaataatgtcatcaaaaacaggtgatcTATCAAGTATATTAAGATCGTTCATAGTACCTGGAGCTCCAaaaaatgcgtgccatatccagaggTCTTGTGAAGCTACCGCCTCCAACACAATTGTGGGTTTTCCGGTTCCTCGTGAATACATTCCTTTCCAAGCGGCTgggcaattcttccactcccaatgcatacagtcgatgcttccaATCATTCCTGGGAATCCACGTTGTTGTCCAATATATAGTAGCCTTTGCAGATCCTCCGGTGTTGGACGTCTTAGGTAGTAATCGCCAAACAACTGAATTATTCCGGCGGTAAAATGGTGCAGACAATTTCTAGCTGTTGTTTCACCCATCCGGATATATTCGTCAACGGCATCAGCCGCACCACCATACGCCAATTGCCGAAGTGCTGCGGTACATTTTTGGAGCGGAGATAGGCTAGACCGTCCGGCTGCGTCTTCTTTTGGTTGAAAATACTCAATTTCTTGCGAGAGACGATGCACAATACCCATGAACAATGTCTTGTTCATCCGAAACCGTCTCCGGAATATATTGTGCGGGAATGTCGGAGTGTCGCtaaaataatcattccaaaGCTTCATGTGGCCTTCTTCTCGGTTTCTCTCAATATGGATACGTTTTTTTCGTCTTCTCGGTTCAGGAGTAGTATCTGGAATTTGTAAAAATTCTTCTACCATAGTTtcaaattcatcatcatcatcctctcgGTGATAATGATAATGAGAAGAAGATCccattttgaattaaaaaaaaaacaaataaaaagttgTAATTGTATTTGTAGATACTGGAGAAATTGTTTTTGATATGAGAAGTTGAAGTGTTGTAATTGTATAGCTTATATGTTTCTATAATTTATaggtgaagaagaaaaaatcttGTGATTGTACATTGTTTGTCTTGTGACCCTTTCGTACATCATGTGACAATTGAAACCACTTTTTGACATCTACTCAATTATAACACGAGTTAAATGTATATGGAAGTGGTTACGAGTTGTATAGTCACATGTACTGACTTACCAGTCACGAGTAGAAAgtaaataatttgaagaaaaataGCTTCTGGTCAGTGTTACAAATCCAAAGTCATTTTACACTCATACAAAGTTACAAATCCGAGTCATTCAGAGCTAAGTAGAGTCACATTTTACACAAATTACCAGTCACATTACACATTAGATAAACACAACGATGAGGCCTATGAAGACCAAGACAATAACCATAGCCGCAACTAAGGACTCGAAACTCCACGTTGATCTACTCTTAGCCAACTCACAGACCATGTTCTCTAGTCTAAATAGCTTCTGTTCAGTGTCATAGTCACTCAACAAGGTCAGAGCATCTACCTTCTCATCTAACTGAAGTGTGTGTCGATCTCTGGCTCTCATCTCCTCCATTACAGCCTCATCCCACCACTTCCACACATGACACTCTCCATCATCTGCATTACCACAAGTATAGTATCTGCGGAAATCCTTAGACGTAGCTATCTTTGGTGCATTCCCACAGTAGCAAACCTGTGGAATGCCGAACTCAACCTCCGGCTGAGGAGGGTACACAAAGGCCTGAGCGTTCTCGTACTCTAACTGAGCTTGGTCCTCCTGAATGAGAGCTTCTACTTCGTTGTACTCACTGTCGAACCCATCCCCACCAAACGTCTCGGACTGTGAAGGTTGTGAATAGCTGTAATCAAGACCCATGGCTAATCCAAAAACTGCAAAATAttacaagaaaaatattattagagaattaatttaaaaaacgGCAAACAATTACAAGAAATCATGGAGAATGACAACGAGCAATTAAACATACTACATTAATTCATAAAGGTTTTAGTACACATCGACCACGAAGCAAATTAAACATAGTACATGAAGCAAACAAACATATAACAGTAAGCAAATAAAACATAGACCCCGACCACATTACAAACTTAGAAACCAAAGACAGAAAGATAACTCTCTAGAAATACTCGGCGAGGAGCTTGTTTTTGGCTACTTCTTCAGCCTCACTGAGTGGTCCGGTTCTGGCTAGAAGAGTGTCTAAGATGGCAAGCTTTGACAGCTTTTCTTTCCGGTCCAAATCCTCCTTCCTCAGCTCCCAAACCGCCGTACAGTCAGCAACAGATTTTCCCTTACCCATTGCACTCCGATTAGCTTTTGCAGCCTTTACTCCTTCGGGGCGTATCTCTTCTCCACCAACATTTGGGGTGGTAGGTTGGGAATCTGATACACCGGTTTTCCGCTTTGAACTTACAGTAGCGTGAGTGGTGTTGAGGTTAAGCCATTTCTGCTCATACCTCAACACACACCACGCATGTTCAAGTGTAAATTTGGACTGGTGATCGAGGTAGAAGATCTCATGGGCCTTCTTGAGAACATCATTCTCATGCTGACCACTACTTATCTGTCGCTCCGCAGCCGCATATGAAGCACAAAACCTGTTGGTTTCTATATTAATCTTGTGCCACCTCTGCTTGTAATGAACATGTTCGCTACTTTCAACAACATTTCCGCCATCTCCACCATTCAGAGCTGCGAAGAAATACTCTCCCACTCTTTTCCAGAACGTTGAAAACTTTTGGTTATTGCCCACTATAGCATCCTTCGATGTATTTAACCAGGCACTGATGAGCATCTCGTCCTCGGATGGGGTCCATTTATGTCTCCTCCCACGCTCCACGGGTATCTCTGTAGGTGGAGTTGGAGCCTCAgtttcttgtgaactaaactgAGGGAACTGTTGAGATAGAGAAGGAAATGTCTCATATGGAGAGTTTTCAGGACAGACACTTCCTTGTTGACTGTTAAGAAGGCCCATATACCCAGTGGACTGGCTATACGGATTCCTTGGATCCATAGAAATTCGAAGACAGAAGCAATAAGAGAAAATATAGCGGAAGAGAATACAAGATAGAAAGAAGATGATGGAGAATGAATGAGCTCTATGAAGGATGGTTTAATAGAGAATTTAAATTAACTCAACCATAATGACCTATCTACCACAGTACATATCACTTAATACGCATCCCACAACCATAATGGGAGAAAAATAACAGTGCATTAACTACCTAAAACAAACTAGACTATCAAATCAATATACAAACAACAGTTCAAGCCTACTTGAAGTCACAGCAATGAAACTAGATAGTTAATTACGAACTAGACTATCAAATCAATATACAAACAATAATTAAACTCTACACGCTTAAGTTGCAATCAAACTTGAGTGTTCAAGACGCTTTGGTTGCAATCAAACTAGAGAGTTCAAGTGTACCACAAGTCCACATCAAGTCTACTACAAGTCTACAGCAAGTCTACAGCAAGTCTACATCAACTCTACTTCAAGTTTACTTCAAGTCTACATGCTGTGGACGGAGATTAATTACCTTGAACACTGGACGAAATGGTTGTTTCCTAGTTGTGTATCACTGGCTCTCTTTAGACGAGCCTCACCTCACCTAGTTACCTCAgaagcaaaggaacacacatcAGAAAAAGAACACACATATCACACAGAACatcaaatataatttatatccATAAATCAACACCAGTAACTACAAATACAATTTTATGGTGGATTAATCAAGTAATCAAAGCAATGAACGAGTACGAAAattatttcagattaatcaAGTAATCAAAGCAACCGTCGGGTAAATCTTTCAATCAGATTAATCAACTAATCAAAGCAACGAACTCGTAAAAATTTCTATCAGGTTTAAACACAAACCGAAAACAATAAAATTCCCAACCAAGTTTATCGAGAACCAACTACATGCAAATACTAAATACAGAGGAGGAACACCCACCCTTCCACCTTCGAATCGCAGAATAT
This window encodes:
- the LOC103865812 gene encoding uroporphyrinogen decarboxylase 2, chloroplastic — protein: MSILQLSSSSLSFLSPRKSLSSSPKSPRTIRCSLEGTTVTERKVSATTEPLLLRAVKGEVIDRPPVWLMRQAGRYMKSYQTLCEKYPSFRDRSENADLVVEISLQPWKVFKPDGVILFSDILTPLSGMNIPFDIVKGKGPIIFNPPQSAADVSQVREFVPEESVPYVGEALKRLRNEVGNEAAVLGFVGAPFTLSSYVIEGGSSKNFTQIKRLAFSQPKVLHALLQKFTTSMITYIRYQADSGAQAVQIFDSWATELSPVDFEEFSLPYLKQIVEAVKQTHPNLPLILYASGSGGLLERLARTGVDVVSLDWTVDMAEGRDRLGRDIAVQGNVDPGVLFGSKEFITSRIEDTVKKAGRDKHILNLGHGIKVGTPEENVAHFFEVAQGIRY
- the LOC103865813 gene encoding uncharacterized protein LOC103865813, with translation MADLKEGKPVSSSSSSPSSSLSLSTMQIDVEMWKIAEERAQEILNTIQPICVADRSRNEIFAYVQTLVRNRLGTEVFNFGSVPLKTYLPDGDIDLTVLTPQDKEEDFAKALLSILEAESGESNFHVTDVQYVPAQVKVIKCKIKNIAVDISFNQMGGLSALCFLEQADQIFGRDHLFKRSIILIKAWCYYESRILGANTGLISTYALAVLVLHIINIGYPSLSGPLAVLFKFLDYYASFDWGKNCVTVHGPVLISSLPDMTQTENHEVVLNEKFVRECMESYSFSTKAVEANGRHFPVRYFNIVDPLKHSNNLGRSVTKGNVQRLKHAFTLGAKKLKDVLTLPRETMGWKLENFFGNSLERNGKGQRLDVDEPITAFGTGRSEVSELRGDCERYFQSLVYGKWFHGEPKLWIPQGQDTSSWDTVNGQENNFYWRNVNGAISLQNMGRSRGTGTFIPKMGQQSYTDRFGSQPRTVKSLPSGSQS
- the LOC117133616 gene encoding uncharacterized protein LOC117133616, encoding MGSSSHYHYHREDDDDEFETMVEEFLQIPDTTPEPRRRKKRIHIERNREEGHMKLWNDYFSDTPTFPHNIFRRRFRMNKTLFMGIVHRLSQEIEYFQPKEDAAGRSSLSPLQKCTAALRQLAYGGAADAVDEYIRMGETTARNCLHHFTAGIIQLFGDYYLRRPTPEDLQRLLYIGQQRGFPGMIGSIDCMHWEWKNCPAAWKGMYSRGTGKPTIVLEAVASQDLWIWHAFFGAPGTMNDLNILDRSPVFDDIINGHAPEVNFHVNGREYDLAYYLADGIYPKWATFIQSIRLPQGPKHCLFAKHQEFVRKDVERAFGVLQARFAVVRNPSNLWDKNKIGNIMRACIILHNMIVEDERDSYGNASVFEQGEDEDPTFVVRRPTNLGATLGRRADVRDTPGHHQLKADLVENIWDKFGHLPM
- the LOC103866023 gene encoding glutathione S-transferase T3-like codes for the protein MLISAWLNTSKDAIVGNNQKFSTFWKRVGEYFFAALNGGDGGNVVESSEHVHYKQRWHKINIETNRFCASYAAAERQISSGQHENDVLKKAHEIFYLDHQSKFTLEHAWCVLRYEQKWLNLNTTHATVSSKRKTGVSDSQPTTPNVGGEEIRPEGVKAAKANRSAMGKGKSVADCTAVWELRKEDLDRKEKLSKLAILDTLLARTGPLSEAEEVAKNKLLAEYF